The following proteins come from a genomic window of Streptococcus oralis:
- a CDS encoding DNA-3-methyladenine glycosylase I gives MPKRCSWVKMTNPLYIAYHDQEWGRPLHDDRALFELLCLETYQSGLSWETVLNKRQGFREAFHGYQIQAVAEMTDGELEALLENPAIIRNRAKLFATRANAQAFLQIQKTFGSFDAYLWSFVEGKTIVNDVPDYHLAPAKTALSEKLAKDLKKRDFKFTGPVAVLSFLQAAGLVDDHENDCEWKGR, from the coding sequence ATGCCAAAACGTTGTTCTTGGGTCAAGATGACCAATCCGCTCTACATCGCCTACCACGACCAGGAGTGGGGCCGACCCCTTCATGATGACCGTGCTCTTTTTGAGTTGCTTTGTTTGGAAACTTACCAGTCGGGTCTATCTTGGGAAACGGTACTAAACAAACGCCAAGGATTCCGAGAAGCATTTCATGGCTATCAAATTCAAGCGGTCGCGGAAATGACAGATGGGGAGTTGGAAGCCTTGTTAGAGAATCCAGCCATTATCCGAAATCGTGCCAAGCTCTTTGCGACGCGTGCCAACGCCCAAGCATTTTTACAAATCCAGAAAACCTTTGGCTCTTTTGACGCTTATCTCTGGTCCTTTGTTGAGGGAAAAACGATCGTGAATGATGTTCCTGACTATCACCTAGCGCCTGCTAAAACAGCCTTGTCTGAGAAATTAGCCAAAGATCTCAAAAAACGGGATTTCAAGTTCACAGGCCCAGTAGCCGTCTTATCTTTTCTTCAGGCTGCAGGCCTGGTTGATGACCACGAGAATGATTGTGAGTGGAAGGGGAGATAA